Within the Thermodesulfobacteriota bacterium genome, the region TAATTCCCCGCAGCTTGCTGCGATGAAATTGACATAAACAAAATGTTGATACCCCGCTGCTTGCGGCGGGGTAATTCATTTTCTTCGGATAGAAAAAAAGTTGCGACTGTAATCGAAAAATCAGAAAACAGGAGAAACAATGAAAAGCAAGAACAATGATGCAACACTTAAAGAAATGATTGGCTTGATTGAAGATTTCGATAATAAATTGTCCGCTATAAAGGTAAAGCCTGAAGACGAAAAAGGAAAAGAAGCGTTACTTAATCAAGCTAAAGAAGCAATTGAAAACTTCAAAAAGGAACTATCTATCTAATTTATACGTTGATTGCTCAAACCAGTTCATTGGAAAAAAGATGGGCGGGGCAGATGCGAATTTCGTCTTTGGTCAACACATCCGGCCTGTCGTCTAAAGTGAGCTGGATGGCGGAAACCGAAGGAAAGCGCTGTTTGGGGAATAACCCGTATGTGCTCTGTAAGGGCGTTGGATGATTTTCCCTTTTATCGGTTGACATGTGTTTTTCTCCTTACTATGATGTAAGGAAAAAAAGAAAAGTAAGGAGGATCGGATGCCGCTTGCCACCATCACCAATAAGGGCCAGATAACGATACCCAAGGCTGTTCGGCAGTCTTTGGGACTGCATACCGGAGACAAGCTCGAATTTATCATCAACGCGCAGGGCGAAGTTCTCTGCAAACCGGTAATAAAAAGGGTGGATGACGTATTCGGCAGCCTGAATATGCCCGGCAGAAAGCCCGTGTCCGTCAAGGCAATGGATGCCGCGATAAAACAGAAAATAAAGGAACGAGTTAAATGAAAGCGGTCGATACGAATGTAATCATCCGTTTTCTTGTCAGGGACGACGAAAAACAGGCACAGGCGGTTTACAGGCTGTTCAAAACTGTTGAGACGAATAGAGATATGCTGCTTGTCCCGCTGTTGGTAGTACTTGAAGCCATTTGGGTGCTGGAAGCGGTCTATTCGATCAGTCGACGTAATATTCTGGATTCTCTTGAAACGCTATTATTAATGCCGATTCTAAAGTTTGAGGCCCAGCCTGCAATAAGACAGTTTATCGTAGCGGCAAGAGATTCTAACGTGGAACTGTCCGATCTTCTTATCGCCGCTGCGGCACGGGTAGACGGTTGTGACCGGATCTTCACCTTTGATAAGGCCGCCTGCCGGGACCCGTATTTTGAGATGGTTACATAATTAGTTTACATTTTATTCGTGATTGCTCAAACCAGCTCATTGAGAAAAAGATGGGCGGGGCAGAGACGAATTCCGTCTTTGGTCAACACATCCGGTCTGTCGTCTAAAGTGAGCTGGATGGCGGATACCGAAGGGAAGCGCTGTTTGAGGTAGCGGAGGGACGGGCTCTGGGCTTTGCCGGATAATTTGGCTTCTATAAAATGTAATGGTTTGCCGTCCTCCATGATCACGAAATCAACCTCCCGCTTATCGATGTCTCTGAAATAGCGGAGCTCCAGATTTTTGCCCTCGGTATCCTGCAGGTAGAAGATCCATTTTAACAAGTGGAAGGCGATCAGATTTTCAAAGCGGGCGCCCCTGTCCGGCACAACGGTCCAGTCCATATGATAATGTTTGGCTTCTTTTTTTACAGCGCGAATCCGGTCGGCGCCAAAGGGATAAATCCGGAAGACCATATACAGATTTTCCAGCATTTCCATCCAGCGGGAAACAGACGGGTGAGACACCTGTAAATCCTCGCGCAGCGCATTCAATGAAAGCGGTGATCCGACAAGTTCCGGCAAACGAATAGCCATGTGTTCGATCAGGTTGACATCCTTCACGTTTTCAAGAGCCGTCAGGTCGCCCTGGATGATGCGCGATCGATATTCCCGGCTCCATCGTCGGGTTTCCTTTTCGGACTGAAGCAGAAACGGCTCGGGAAAGCCGCCGTAAACCAGCAGGTCTTCAATCGTTTTTAGCGATGGGGATTTTAATTCGGCGCAAGAAAACGGCAACAGCCGGTAATAGTGATAACGGCCCTGTAATGAATCGCCGCCGCGGCGATAATAATCCAGCCGGGCGCTTCCGGTAACCAGAATGTTTAATTCAGACCGGCGCTTATCAAAAAGCCCTTTGACCACCTGTCGCCATCGCGAATATTTATGAATTTCATCCAAAACCAAAGGCCCCGCACCCGCCGGAAAAGCCTCCTTCATGATATTTTCGCGATCCTCCGCCGCATCCCAGTTCAAATAGCGCGTGGCTGGATCCCCGTTCATTGATTCGCATATATGCCGGGCAAGGGTGGTCTTTCCGGTCTGGCGCGGTCCGCCGATAAAAACCATTTTCCGCTTTAGATCATCCAGTACCGGCTGTTCGATATAACGGGCGACATGTTCGGACATTTTAATCACCGCCTAAAAACACACGCTAGTTTTTTAATGTGTATGTTAACGTGCTTGCATATTTTCGTCAAGCGGAATAAGGGGGCATAATCGGAATCAAAAAGAGTATAAAAAATCATTGACAGGCATTGCCTATATCCACTATTCTTTATTTGCGATTTGCGAATAGAGAACAAGTATGATTTTAAAACCCCAGGACATATTCACGGTGCTCAAGCTGATTGCCATTGGCAATGGCGATTGGTCATACGCCAGGCTTGCCGTGGATTTGGGAATGAGCACATCGGAAGTCCATGCCGCGATAAAAAGATCCCTGCAAGCCCGGCTGGCGGTTCAGTATAATTTTCGGATACGGCCAAACATACAAAATCTCCATGAGTTTCTGATACATGGCATACGGTATGTGTTTATCCCGGAGCGGGGGGAGATAACGCGCGGCGTTCCAACGATTCACGGGGCCGCTTTTATGGAAAAAATGCTGGCGTCATCAGGCGGCCCCCTGCCGGTCTGGCCGGATCCGGAGGGGCCGGTACGCGGGGAGTCTTTTTCCCCACTATACCGGTCCGCGCCGTCAGCTTCCCGCAAAGACGATCAATTTTACGAACTGCTGGTGCTGGTAGACGCGCTTCGTGCCGGCAACGCCAGAGAACACAAACTCGCGGCGTCTGAAATTCAGAAGAGGTTTGATAATTATCGAGAGCGCTCAAAATCCCAATCTTGAACTGCTGGAAGCAGTCGCCCAAGAATTGCTGCCCCTTAACCACGAAGTCGTTTTTCTGGGAGGCGCCGCCACCGGCTTGCTGCTGACGGATACCGCTGCCCCGCCCATTCGCATTACCCGAGATATCGATATTATTATCGAGGTGGTTTCTCTGGCTGCGTATCATCGGTTTAATGAAAAACTGCGGAATCTGGGCTTTTCTGAAGACTTGTCTCCGGACGCCCCGCTGTGCCGCTGGCTGAAAAAGGGCATGATTCTGGATGTTATGCCAACAAATCCGGCCATTCTCGGATTTGGAAACCGGTGGTTTGCAAAAGCCTTCGCATCAGCCTGTTACCATCGACTGCCTTCCGGACAGGAAATCAAGTTGCTGCCGGCGCCGTTTTTCCTGGCGACAAAAATTGAAGCTTTTCAGCATCGCGGCAACGCCGATTTTGTCTTCAGCACCGATATGGAAGATATGGTTACCGTCATTGACGGCCGGCCTGAAATTGTTACCGAAGTAAACGAAGCCGAATCAGAACTGAAAAAATATATCAGGGATTATTTTGCTGATTTACTTTTACTTCAGGGGTTCTACGAAGCGCTGCCGGGATTCTTACCGCCTGATAAAGCAAGTCAGGCGAGAGCGACGCACGTGATCAGCCGTATGGAAGAAATTGCTGGCCGGAGAAGTTCATAAAAACTGCATCAAAAATACGGAACGCCCACCACCGTATATAAACCCGAACTAATTTTCACACACAGCAGTCTAGCCAAAGAAAAAGGGCTAACCGGTGCTTCGGTTAACCCTTCCTCATCATTGACTGTTTTTGGTGGAGCTGAGGGGGATCGAACCCCTGACCGCACATGACTGCCAGACAAAACCCGCGAGCTTCCTAACCCCCCTCAATTTTTACAGGTAGCTGAATTTGTTTGGTTTTTGATTTTTATGTTTTGGCAGATTTTCCATGTTTTTGCCAATTTTAGAAATTTTTCACACACAGATTCACACACAGAAATTCGGAGTCTCTTTGTTTCTGTCGATTTATCCTTGTCGGTTCTCGGTGAAAAGATCAGCGTTGCGGATGATGCAAGAATGGATTTCTTCGAAGAAAGTTAAGGGTTCTTATCCCCGAAGGGGATAAAAAGATATCTGCAAATTATATCTTCAAGCTCTCCAAGAAGCCGCTCCTCTTTATCATCTTCCTTGTCATTCATGATGCGGTGAATCATTTCCGTGCTTATCCAGAATAGCATGGTTGCGGCGTCCTCAATATTATCCACACGAATAAATTGTTTATACTGATTCAATAAATTGATTAAAAACAAAATTATTTTTTTTTCTTCTTCTTTGTTCATTTTGTTTACGTCTTCATCCAGTAAAATCAGCGCCTGGGCATCCTGGTGAATCATCGGGTTGATTTCATGAGATTCTTTTAAGGAGCGAATTAAGGAACGAACCAGCTTTTTTCCGTTATCAAGATTTTCTGTGGCACGATCGCCTACGTCTCTATTGATATTCTGGAATGCTTTTTCAGATGCCTCTTTATAGAATCTCTTGATTAATTCTATGGCAACTTCCTTCTTGTTATTGAAATATGCGTAAAAAGATCCGGTAGCCACACCGGCACGTTGAGCCAGATCATGCGATGTTATTTTAAAATATCCTTTTGCGGCAGAGAGATCCCAGGCGGCTTGCAAGATCTTTTCTTTGGTCTCAATGCTGCGCTTTTGTAATGGTATTCGAGCTTTATTTCTTACTCTAGTCACAATTGCTTTCCCAAATTAATTCGTCTAATTTCTTTTAATTACAACTTATTAAGTAATTTTTATAAAATAATCAATATAAATATGACATAAAGGTCATTTTTCTCTTTACAATATGACTTTCATGTCATATTCATCTCTTTACAAAGATTATAATAATCAGCAATTCCACGGTGTCGAAAGCAAAGGGGAACGTGAAAGCATGGAATATAAATATCTAGAAACAAGAAAAGAGAATTATACGCTCTGGGTCAAAATAAAAAATCCGCCGGTAAATTTCCTGACGGTGGCTATGCTCGAAGAGCTATTTACTGTGGTCAAGCAGGTATCCCATGATGATTCTGTCAGAGTTTTCATTCTGACCGGCGGCATGGAAGATATCTACATCATGCATTTCTCCATCCCCGAGCTTCTTGGTCTGTCGACGGACAATAAAAAACTGCTCCTCAATCTTTTCGTAAAAACAAGAATAACCGGCGCTGTTTTAAAATACATGACCACGCATACCAACTGGGTGATGGATTGTTTTGGATGGTATGAAACCATGATGCTGAAATTTGCCAGGAGTATAAGCGGTTATTCTTCGAGCCTCTATTTGTGGTTTATCATGCAGCGTGTCTATTTTGCGATTGAACGACTTAATAAAATAACCATTGCCGCAATCAACGGTAATTGCAACGGAGGCGGCACCGAGCTTTCCGCCTGTTTCGATTTCCGGTTTATGGTGGGCGATCAGGGATTCACCATCGGCCAGCCGGAGGTGCTGATCAATATCGTTCCCGGCGGCGGTTCGACACAGAGACTACCGCGCCTGATCGGCAGGGCCAAAGCGCTGGAGTTGATGCTGCGCGGCAATCAGTTGGACGCCGTGGAAGCCCAACGCATCGGTTTAATCACCGGATTTTTCGACAAGGCTCAATTCCAGGCAAAGGTGCGGGAATTCGCCGATCTGATGAGCAGGCGGCCGATGACGGCCGTGGATGCGATTAAGAAATGCGTCCATGATGGTATGGAAACAACCTTGAGGCACGGATTAAGCATCGAGATGGAGCAGAGCATCCGCTGCCTGGATATCCAAGATACCATGAACGCCATGCAGGCTTATATCCGATATCTCGATGAACATATTAATTCAATGGACCGTCAGAAAATGACGACCGAGGATCTTAACAAAGTCGTCCAGGAAACCGTGAAGCATATGGAGGAAGGTCATCTCTACAAATTTAAGCACGGTAAATAGAGGGAACAATTATTATCAAGGAGACTAATTATGGCTAAAACCATACTGGTGACCGGTGCATCCAGCGGTATCGGTTGGGCGACATCGCTGGAACTTGCCGAAAAAGGATGGCGAGTGTTTGCTGCTGTCCGGAAGGAGGCAGACGCACAAAAACTGCGCGAGGCCTCTTCCGACAGAATCACACCGGTGATAATGGACGTTGTGGACTATGAAAGCGTTAAGAAAGCAGCGGTGGAGATTGAAAAAATGCTCAACGGCGCCGGCCTGGACGCGCTGTTTAATAACGCAGGAATATCTGTCCAGGGTCCGCTGGAAATAATACCTATCGAACTCTTTGAACAGCAGATACGGGTTAATGTTTTCGGTCACGTATTCGTAACGCAGACCTTTCTCCCCCTTTTACGCAAAGCGCAGGGAAGAATCGTGTTCACAAGTTCCGAGAGTGGCAGGATAACACTGCCGCTCATGGCGCCTTATTCATCTTCAAAATTCGCGCTTGAGGCGGTGGCCAACGCCCTCAGAATAGAGCTTCGTCCATGGAAAATCAGGGTCTCTTCTGTGGAATTGCAGACAATAAAAACACCCATGTGGGAAAAAATAGACACCAGTACTGAAAAATTGATGGCATCCATTCCTCCGCAGGCCAGAGACCTATACCAAAATGAGCTGAAAACTTTGAGCGTTTTTCCTAAATGGCATGCGGAGATGGGGATATCCATGAAAAAGGCCGTCAGGGTAATCATTCGCGCCCTCAGCGCAAGAAGTCCCAAAGCCCGCTACCTGGTAGGTTATGAGGCCAGGTTTTTGGTCTACAGCCACGCCATCACGCCTATCTGGATGATGGACTGGTTCTCGAGCAAAATTATGATACTGCTGGGTAAATTTATAAAGTCAAAATGAACGGATAGCAGAAAACACGATTGGACGATAAGAATACAAAGGGTAAGCCTCCCTTTACCCTCAAATCTTGACATTTTTTTCACGTCAGCTGTTCAAAATATGAATCCGTTACACTGTCTCGAAGCTGAAGAGAGGTTGCCTTGATTGCAACAATGCAGGCGTCAGGTTGCTTCATCATCATCCGACGGTCAGGCTAAAGTTGTTTATCAATCCAGGGGGGCCGTGAGAGCAAAGTGTTCCCGAATCTACGCTTATCCCTCCACGAGATCCGGCTGGCCGAGCATTAGGAATTAAAACCTCTGGGCTTCCTAACCGCCTCAATTTTTTCAGGGAGCTGAATTTGTTTAGTTTTTGATTTCCATGTTTTGGCAGATTTTCCATGTTTCTGCCAATTTTAGAAATTTTTCACACACAGATTCACACATAGCAGTCTATCCAAAGAAAAAGGGCTAATCAGCGATCTGATTAACCCTTCCTCATCATTGACTTTTTTTGGTGGAGCTGAGGGGGATCGAACCCCTGACCTCATGACTGCCAGTCATGCGCTCTCCCAAACTGAGCTACAGCCCCAATAAAAAAGAATGTTTAGCAAAGGGTATGGCCCCAGTCAACCATAATTTTCAGGGGGCCTAAAAAAGTTTTGCGGGAAAGCAAAAGGGGCTGTCCCTGCATTTTTGTGTTGGAATGCCCTGAAAGGGCACGGCGCGCCGTGCCCTTTCAGGTTGGTGGGTCGAGTGCAAGATAAACCTGTAGAGGCGACCAGCGGGTCGTCCCAAGACATTTTTAGAAAAACGTTGATTCATGCCGGAAAAACGCCCTATATATTAGAGCATTGAAGCGTCCATCCATTTTATTAATATACGACAAGGAGTCCGCCATGAGCATGAAACCCTGGCCCACCCCCAGGTGGCCCCAAGGCGTTGCCCGGGAAATTTCAGACTATGAGCACCCCCTGTATGCGTTTCTGGATGACTCCGCACGGGATTATCCCGACAAGGTCTACACGATATTCAACGGCGGCACCCGCACCTTTGCCCAGGTAAAAGACGCCGCCGACCGGATCGCCCATTTTCTGCACGCCAGCGGCATTAAAAAGGGAGACCGGGTGGCCATTTTTCTGCCCAACCTGCCCCATTATCCTGAAGTCTATTTCGGCATTCTCAAGGCCGGAGCGGTCTGCGTTACCTGCAATCCGCTGTATACGCCGAGAGAACTGAACTACCAGCTCAAGGACTCCGGCGCCCGGGCGGCCTTTGCCATGGACCACCCCCAGTTCTACGAAACCATTGTCCAGGCCGTTCAGGAAACGGACGTGGAAACCGTGGTGATCTGCAACGTCAAATCCTACCTGCCGCCGCTCAAACGCTTTCTGGGCAGTCTGCTCAACAAGATCCCGTGCGCGGAACAGCACCATCCCGGCCACCTGATGTATGACGACGTCCTGGCCACCCATCCGCCCGAGCCGCCGGAAGTGAACATCAACCCCGTTGAGGATCTGGCCCTGATCATTTACACCGGCGGCACCACCGGCATGCCCAAGGGCGCGGCCCTGACCCATGCCAATTTTGTTTTTGACGTCAAGGCAATGGACGAATGGGTGCGGATCTCCCATGAACCGGGCGCGGCCCCGGAAAAAATCCGGCGGGGAGGTTTTCACTGTTATATCGGCGTCCTGCCCTGGTACCACAGCTTCGGCATGACCTTATGCATGCTGACCTCCTGTGCCTCGGCCAGCCGGCTGATCTGCGTTCCCGATCCCCGGGCCGGCAACCCGCCCTTTACCGAGGTGCTCAAGCTGGTCCAGCGCTATCGGCCCACATTCCTGGTGGGCGTGCCGACCATTTTTTCCGCCTTTGAGAACCATCCCCTTCTGGATCAATATGACTTAAGCTCGCTGATCTGCTGCGCCTCCGGGGGCGCGCCCCTGCCGGTGGAGCAGGCCACCAATTTTGAGGCCAAGACCGGCTGCATTATTTTTGAAGGCTACGGCTTGAGCGAAACCGCGCCGGTTATCTGCGGCAACCCCAGCGACAAAGCCCTGCGCAAGTTCGGTTCGGTGGGCTTTCCCATTCCCAACACCGACATCAAGATCGTGGACGCCGACACCGGCGCAACCGTCCTGCCCCGGGGCCAGGACGGCGAGATCGCCGTGTGCGGACCTCAGGTCATGCAGGGCTACTGGCGCAAACCCGAGGCCAACAAGGATGCCTTCCGCGAGATCGATGGCCGCCGCTATTTTCTGACCGGCGACATCGGCCATATCGATGAAGAGGGGTATATTACTATTACCGACCGCAAGAAGGACCTGATCCTGGTCGGCGGTTTTAACTGCTACCCCCGGGAGGTGGAGGAGGTGCTTTACCAGCATCCCAAGGTCGCCCAGGCCGCGGTGGTCGGCGTGCCCAACCCCCGCAGCGGGGAAGAGGTCAGGGCCTACGTCCAGTTGCGGGAAGGCATGCAGGCCACCGAGGAGGAGATTCTGGAGTTCTGCAAGGAGCGGCTGGCCGGGTACAAGCGGCCCCGGACCATCGAGTTCCGGGACGCGCTGCCGACTTCGGCCGTGGGCAAGGTGTTGAGGCGGGTTTTGAAGGACGAATATAAAAACCTCGGCTAAAAATTGCCTTTTGGTTCGATTTCGGCGTTGCGCTCAAATTTTAATCCTCGAAATACGTTTAAGTATTCCTGCGGTTAAAATTTTCGCGCGCCTTGAACTCGAAACAAAATTCTAATTTTTAGAGGTGGCTTGCAATCTCGGCTGACGGCTGGGAATGAGATCACTATTAATAGGACAAGAGACCATGAACATCGGAAAACGAATCAGAAAGAAGCGGATCTTCAACCGTCAATCCGGAAAGACCGTCATCGTGCCCCTGGATCACGGCGTCACCATGGGGCCCATCGAAGGGCTGGAGGACGTGGACCAGACCGTCAACATGATCATCCGCGGCGGGGCCAACGCCGCCGTGGTGCACAAGGGCATCGTCATGTCAACCAACCGGAGCGAGGGCACGGACATCGGCCTGATCATCCACCTGTCGGCCTCCACCGCCCTGACGCCCCAGCCGGACAGCAAGATATCGGTCTGCGATGTCGAGGAGGCAATGGCCCTGGGCGCCGACGCCGTGTCGGTTCACGTCAACGTGGGCGCGGACACGGAATCGGTCATGCTGGAGTTTCTGGGCCGCACGGCCAAAGCGTGTTACCGCTGGGGTATGCCCCTGCTGGCCATGATGTATCCCCGGGGCAAAACCGTGCAGCAGAACCTGGCCTCCATCAAGCACGCCGCCCGGGTGGGCGGGGAACTGGGCGCGGACATCGTCAAGTGCCCGTACACCGGCTCGGCCGAATCCTTTGCCGAGGTGGTGCGCGGCTGCCCGGTGCCGGTGGTCATCGCCGGCGGTTCCAAGCAGACCGATGCCCAGACCATGAAGATGATCGAGGGGGCCATGAAGGCCGGCGCCGCCGGCCTGTCCATCGGCCGCAACGCCTTTCAGCACAAGAATCCCGAACTGTTTGTGCGCACGGCCTGTGAGATCGTCCACAACAACCTGTCCGCCGACGAGGCGCTGAAGATGCTTCGGCGGGGATAAGATGAAGGTATCCATCGCCGGCGGCGGGCCGGCGGGCCTGATCACGGCCCTTTACCTGTCGCGGATTCCCGGCACCGACATCACGGTTTATGAAAAGCAGGACGAAGGAACCTACCGCTCCAGTCTTTGCGCCGAGGGCATTTCCCTGGAAAAGCTGAAGCGCCTGGAAAATGAAACCGGCTTTTGCTCAACGCCGTTCATCGCCGCCCGGGTGCGCGGGGTGCGGGTCAACTTTCCCAACCGCCGGCAGGGCATCGTGATCCAGGACGGCGCTACCCTCAAAAGAACCGAGTGGCTGCGCGGCATGATCGAGGTGCTGCGGCAGCGGAAGGTGGCGGTGCGGTTTTCGGAGCGGTACGCCGGGCCGGACGTGCCGGACGACGGCTGGCTGATCGGGGCCGACGGACCGGCCTCGAAAATCCGCTCCCGGATCGGCGGCCGGGTCGAGCAGGTGCCGGCCGTGCAGTACCGCATGCGACTGGATTGGCCCAAAGATTATTTTGACGTGTTTGTCGGCAGCCGGTTTTACGGCCGCAGTAAGGCCCATGGCTACGGCTGGATTTTTCCCCGGGACAACGGCGTCTTCAATGTGGGCGCCGGCGGCAGCTACGACATCCTGGACCAATTTCTGGCCGATTACGGCATCAGTGGCAGCATCGAAGAAAAGGGGGCCGCGCCTATTTCCGTCAACGGCACGGTCTTTGAGCGCGGCCGGGTCCTGCTGGTCGGCGACGCCGCCGGCCTGACCAACCCGGTCACCTGCGGCGGCCTGTGCGCCATCATCTGCTGCGCCGGCTATCTCCGGCAGGCCGTATCCTCCGGCCAACCCGGCGTCTACACCCGGCTGATCAAACGCCACGGCCTTTTCCCGGCCGACTGGAACCGCCGGCAGCAGGTCTTTTATCTTAACGATCCCCAGTTCAACCTCGTCGGCGACCTTTGCGCTGACCGGCGCGTCAACCCGCCGGGGCCTGCCTTCTTCGGTCGCCTGGCCGCAACCCCGCGACTCTGGAAAACCTGCCTGCGTCTGGGACGGCACATCCCGGCCCTGAAAAGCGTCTCCTGGTAGGAACACGGGGGCGGGCCTGCAGGGTCGGATATGGAGTGCCCGTTTGTCGGGTAGGGGCAAGGCGGGTCGCCCCTGCAAGTTCTTGGCAACCGGCGGTTCATCGGTCGCCCTACGCCTGGGTGATGCCCTTCCGTATGGAATCCCGGTTCACTAATTTCATGAGCCACATGACCAGAGCGGGGCTTAAGCGGTTCAGACGCCAGAGTATTTTGGCGAATAAGGTCACGACGATGAAGGCCTGGTTGCGTTCGACCCCGGCCAGGATCACTTTAGCGCATTCGTCGGGCGTGATGCCGACCCAGTCCGGCAGGCTCTTCATCAGTTTTTCCCGGTTGACTTTAATCATTTTTGAATCGGTGAAAATGGCGGTCTTGATATAGCCCGGGCAGACCACGCTCACCCGGACGCCCAGGTCGGCTCCTTCGATGCGCAGGGAGGTGGACAGCCCGACCACGCCGTGTTTGCTGGCCACATAGCTCGAGGTGCCGGGAAACGGGACCAGCCCTTCGATGGAGGCGGTATTGATGATATGGCCGAAGCCCTGCCGGGCCATGATGGGAAAGGCCACCGAGGCGCCGTAGACCACGCCGTAGAGATTGATGTCGATGACCCGGCGCCAGTCGTCGATGGCAAATTCTTTGGCCGGGCCGCCGACGGCAATGCCGGCGTTGTTGAAGATGTAATCGATCCGGCCGTGGGCGGCCACCGTGTCCTCGATCATTTTTTTCACGGCCTCGTACTGGGAAACATCCAGGGTCAGGGCCGTGGCCTTCCCCCCGGACTGAAGGATTCCGGCCGTCACCGCCTGAACGCGATCCGGG harbors:
- a CDS encoding AbrB/MazE/SpoVT family DNA-binding domain-containing protein — encoded protein: MPLATITNKGQITIPKAVRQSLGLHTGDKLEFIINAQGEVLCKPVIKRVDDVFGSLNMPGRKPVSVKAMDAAIKQKIKERVK
- a CDS encoding PIN domain-containing protein encodes the protein MKAVDTNVIIRFLVRDDEKQAQAVYRLFKTVETNRDMLLVPLLVVLEAIWVLEAVYSISRRNILDSLETLLLMPILKFEAQPAIRQFIVAARDSNVELSDLLIAAAARVDGCDRIFTFDKAACRDPYFEMVT
- a CDS encoding AAA family ATPase, whose translation is MSEHVARYIEQPVLDDLKRKMVFIGGPRQTGKTTLARHICESMNGDPATRYLNWDAAEDRENIMKEAFPAGAGPLVLDEIHKYSRWRQVVKGLFDKRRSELNILVTGSARLDYYRRGGDSLQGRYHYYRLLPFSCAELKSPSLKTIEDLLVYGGFPEPFLLQSEKETRRWSREYRSRIIQGDLTALENVKDVNLIEHMAIRLPELVGSPLSLNALREDLQVSHPSVSRWMEMLENLYMVFRIYPFGADRIRAVKKEAKHYHMDWTVVPDRGARFENLIAFHLLKWIFYLQDTEGKNLELRYFRDIDKREVDFVIMEDGKPLHFIEAKLSGKAQSPSLRYLKQRFPSVSAIQLTLDDRPDVLTKDGIRLCPAHLFLNELV
- a CDS encoding TetR/AcrR family transcriptional regulator produces the protein MTRVRNKARIPLQKRSIETKEKILQAAWDLSAAKGYFKITSHDLAQRAGVATGSFYAYFNNKKEVAIELIKRFYKEASEKAFQNINRDVGDRATENLDNGKKLVRSLIRSLKESHEINPMIHQDAQALILLDEDVNKMNKEEEKKIILFLINLLNQYKQFIRVDNIEDAATMLFWISTEMIHRIMNDKEDDKEERLLGELEDIICRYLFIPFGDKNP
- a CDS encoding enoyl-CoA hydratase/isomerase family protein gives rise to the protein MEYKYLETRKENYTLWVKIKNPPVNFLTVAMLEELFTVVKQVSHDDSVRVFILTGGMEDIYIMHFSIPELLGLSTDNKKLLLNLFVKTRITGAVLKYMTTHTNWVMDCFGWYETMMLKFARSISGYSSSLYLWFIMQRVYFAIERLNKITIAAINGNCNGGGTELSACFDFRFMVGDQGFTIGQPEVLINIVPGGGSTQRLPRLIGRAKALELMLRGNQLDAVEAQRIGLITGFFDKAQFQAKVREFADLMSRRPMTAVDAIKKCVHDGMETTLRHGLSIEMEQSIRCLDIQDTMNAMQAYIRYLDEHINSMDRQKMTTEDLNKVVQETVKHMEEGHLYKFKHGK
- a CDS encoding SDR family oxidoreductase, giving the protein MAKTILVTGASSGIGWATSLELAEKGWRVFAAVRKEADAQKLREASSDRITPVIMDVVDYESVKKAAVEIEKMLNGAGLDALFNNAGISVQGPLEIIPIELFEQQIRVNVFGHVFVTQTFLPLLRKAQGRIVFTSSESGRITLPLMAPYSSSKFALEAVANALRIELRPWKIRVSSVELQTIKTPMWEKIDTSTEKLMASIPPQARDLYQNELKTLSVFPKWHAEMGISMKKAVRVIIRALSARSPKARYLVGYEARFLVYSHAITPIWMMDWFSSKIMILLGKFIKSK
- a CDS encoding long-chain fatty acid--CoA ligase, producing the protein MSMKPWPTPRWPQGVAREISDYEHPLYAFLDDSARDYPDKVYTIFNGGTRTFAQVKDAADRIAHFLHASGIKKGDRVAIFLPNLPHYPEVYFGILKAGAVCVTCNPLYTPRELNYQLKDSGARAAFAMDHPQFYETIVQAVQETDVETVVICNVKSYLPPLKRFLGSLLNKIPCAEQHHPGHLMYDDVLATHPPEPPEVNINPVEDLALIIYTGGTTGMPKGAALTHANFVFDVKAMDEWVRISHEPGAAPEKIRRGGFHCYIGVLPWYHSFGMTLCMLTSCASASRLICVPDPRAGNPPFTEVLKLVQRYRPTFLVGVPTIFSAFENHPLLDQYDLSSLICCASGGAPLPVEQATNFEAKTGCIIFEGYGLSETAPVICGNPSDKALRKFGSVGFPIPNTDIKIVDADTGATVLPRGQDGEIAVCGPQVMQGYWRKPEANKDAFREIDGRRYFLTGDIGHIDEEGYITITDRKKDLILVGGFNCYPREVEEVLYQHPKVAQAAVVGVPNPRSGEEVRAYVQLREGMQATEEEILEFCKERLAGYKRPRTIEFRDALPTSAVGKVLRRVLKDEYKNLG
- a CDS encoding 2-amino-3,7-dideoxy-D-threo-hept-6-ulosonate synthase gives rise to the protein MNIGKRIRKKRIFNRQSGKTVIVPLDHGVTMGPIEGLEDVDQTVNMIIRGGANAAVVHKGIVMSTNRSEGTDIGLIIHLSASTALTPQPDSKISVCDVEEAMALGADAVSVHVNVGADTESVMLEFLGRTAKACYRWGMPLLAMMYPRGKTVQQNLASIKHAARVGGELGADIVKCPYTGSAESFAEVVRGCPVPVVIAGGSKQTDAQTMKMIEGAMKAGAAGLSIGRNAFQHKNPELFVRTACEIVHNNLSADEALKMLRRG
- a CDS encoding NAD(P)/FAD-dependent oxidoreductase; this translates as MKVSIAGGGPAGLITALYLSRIPGTDITVYEKQDEGTYRSSLCAEGISLEKLKRLENETGFCSTPFIAARVRGVRVNFPNRRQGIVIQDGATLKRTEWLRGMIEVLRQRKVAVRFSERYAGPDVPDDGWLIGADGPASKIRSRIGGRVEQVPAVQYRMRLDWPKDYFDVFVGSRFYGRSKAHGYGWIFPRDNGVFNVGAGGSYDILDQFLADYGISGSIEEKGAAPISVNGTVFERGRVLLVGDAAGLTNPVTCGGLCAIICCAGYLRQAVSSGQPGVYTRLIKRHGLFPADWNRRQQVFYLNDPQFNLVGDLCADRRVNPPGPAFFGRLAATPRLWKTCLRLGRHIPALKSVSW
- a CDS encoding SDR family oxidoreductase; its protein translation is MNIFNGKTAIVTGAGSGIGRSLAEELARRGAHVVISDISPDRVQAVTAGILQSGGKATALTLDVSQYEAVKKMIEDTVAAHGRIDYIFNNAGIAVGGPAKEFAIDDWRRVIDINLYGVVYGASVAFPIMARQGFGHIINTASIEGLVPFPGTSSYVASKHGVVGLSTSLRIEGADLGVRVSVVCPGYIKTAIFTDSKMIKVNREKLMKSLPDWVGITPDECAKVILAGVERNQAFIVVTLFAKILWRLNRLSPALVMWLMKLVNRDSIRKGITQA